Genomic window (Microcaecilia unicolor chromosome 8, aMicUni1.1, whole genome shotgun sequence):
TCTTAGCCTAGGTACCATGGCTTACCGCACTCCATATGAGCTCCATCTTTCTACTCTACAGGTCAGAGTGGCCTTGGTAAGTCAACGCTGGTCAACACGCTCTTCAAATCAAAGATCTGCCGGAGATCAATGAGTCCAGAGTATGAGAAGATTCCAAAAACAGTGGAGCTGAGGGCAGTTAGCCATGGTAAGAGGCTTCTGCTCTGAACCTCTCTTTACCTAGTTTTCAAAGAAACAGTGTTATCCCTTGTCAGACCATCTCTGGCCCAGCCCTTGGTGCTTCTAGAGTTGTGGGCATAAATAGGGCAGAAACGAAATTGTAGTCAAGATACAGAAACACACCTTTCACATCTCACAATAATAAACACATGCTAGTCATTGTCATCTCCCTGTCACACACCTCCTAACCTACAGGTCCTCCACTCACTAGGGCTCTCATAGGCATACCAGTACTCCTAAACCTACTGGACCTCCAAtcaccactgcctttccactGCTCCCAATCTATCACacctccaattatcagcactgctaCTGTCCTTCCACTGCTCCCAAACCTCAGAACCTATGTTACTGTTCTGCTAGCTCTCCTACCACTGCTGATGTAGCACATCATCCTGTATCTGCCTGCACTGAGCTTCTGTCATGGGAGTAAATGCCAGGTCCATTCTCCAAGTAGACACAGAAAGATGTACACAGTCACCCTCTATCATGGAATGTTTTCTGACCTGTGTCTTTTCCATTGTCCTCTAGTTATCGAAGAGAAGGGACTGAAAATGAGACTGACTGTGATTGACACACCTGGATTTGGAGACCAAATCAATAATCAGAACTGGTAAGGGTTCTTCctctactggaaggatgggatttgataataccacagtcaaagcagtttacatattatatacaggtacttatttttgtacctggggcactggaggtttaagtgacttgcccagagtcgcaagaagctgtggtgggaatcaaacccggttcccctggttctcaggccattgcactaaccattaggctactcaaaGCCTCCACTCATTTCTCCTCTGCTTAAGGTCTCACTAGAGGCAAGTTGTAAATAGCCCTCCTAGCTTCAGTCTGTATGTAATGTTTACTATAGTCTTTATCGCTAATTTCCAAAAGGTAGTGggtacttttcctttagaaatggACTACTTTGCATATTTTCATGCAGGCAAATTTTGACTGGAGAACAAAATGCATGGATTGTACTGTATATTCACATCTTCATATGTCACCTTGAATCTGCCTAGGATGTGATTTGGGGAACATGGGGCCTCCAGTTACAAGTTTGCACATTGTGGGCGTAATATGTTCTTTAGCTAAATTACATTCTttaatctcctctctctctctcccataatTCTTTGTCTTTATTCTTTTATCTCCTGCCCTTTGTCtcatcttttctctctttttgtctccctgttttctcttctctttctttttctctttatcTTCTTCATCTTGGTCTCCTTCCCCTTCAGCTGGGATCCCATTATAAAGTACATCGCAGAGCAGTATGAGAAGTACCTAAGAGAGGAGATTGTCATAAAACGCAAACGGAGAATTCCCGACTCCCGTGTCCACTGCTGTATCTATTTTGTGCCACCTACTGGACACTGGTAAGGAACCTCACACAACTTTAGACTGTTCTCAGTGGTTCAGGGGCTGTGGATGCATATGATTGTCATGAGAGACTTGTGAAAAATTCCCAACACAAGGTCACGCtggaaaatcaaaaataaaatgggACAGTCAGGCCCCGTTAATGATCATTTTTAACTTCATTATCAAACTATCTAGTCATTTTCCCCAGGATTTTATATAGCATGATTTAAGTGGCGCGTGCAAGTCCAGTCGTATTCTTGATTTGTGTGCacagcttaattagttaacaagccaatcagcactgataattgctacttaagcaattattgacactaattggcaattagaatttacacgcagaactgtaagcatattctataacgtcatgcatgtaaattctaagtcgcaaagctgaaaaggggcgtggccatgggcatttctaaaattatgcgtgtggttatagaatacacccagtccacatgtaatttaggcatcagcatgtacaccaagttttacttggtgtaactgcccgtcACTAAATTTAGTCAGGCGGACgggcgctcggcgtattctataaaccgcatgaaaatttaggcgtattctattttcaataatttttattgatgatacataCTTCCAAACAGCAAGTGCATATTACAGAGATTCCACATCATTATAGTGTCCAAACTAACAGGTTTCAACTATGTCCTTATCATTAAATGTTTTACTTTTCaaacatctctccccccccccccccccccttctgactATCCCGTCTTGTGCacaattcctctctctcttcttatcCTATACACACCCTGTTGCAATTATTGATTATATAGTTGTATGGTGTTCAGTAATAAGCTACGAGCTgtatttaggcttattctataaagtatgcctaaatttaggtgcattttatagactacacctagacattgagcctgcaaataggtgggaaaatgtgggatacaaatgcaacaaataaataaatgtattttgttttggtgctgattttgtagacatcatatgtagaatctagtcctttatggtATTTATATCATAAATCCTGCATGTGGTTTCAATTTCCACTACTGTGCTCGAGGAGTGCTTCTGGAGAACCGATGTCAGAGAAAAGGTGGGGTGGGTTGTGTTTAAGCTGAAGCCTCTGCCACATCCCAAATGTCCTATGTGACAATCCTCGGTGCCCTAATTATTCAGAAACATGGTCGCACCAAAGAGACCGAGGGAAATAAACAACATAATATAGATCAGATAGGAGCTTTGTTCTTAATATTTATAGATTTTGTCTATTCTCAAACCCCATGTCTCCATCCCTTGAGTAAAGAACAAGGCCTCGTCATCCCCTCAGGGATGTGCCGGTGTGGAGGCGAGAGCATATGGGTTGCAAAAGAAGCAGTTCTCCATTGACAAGCCTAGGCGCCTCATACAGATGcaagaaccccccacccccataattCTGGCAagcaccccccgccccccccccccaaggcagacATAAGGAAAACATTCTTGGTCATTTTCAGTTACAAtaaactgagattttttttttttttgtcatggaaaGAGAAATACTTTAGTGATGAGGTTGCTAACTCAGATCACCCTTCCTAAGCAGGGCAGACCAGGCCTATATGATAGAGATCTGTGAGATGTGTGTGACGGGTGGGGGATGGTGAATAACTGTTTGCCATGAGACTTACACCAGGCATCATAGCAGGGCTCCATGTGTTGTTTAACAGCGTACATTATAAACTTACTGTGTGGTGCATAGGTTGCGTCCCCTGGATGTGGAGTTCATGAAGCGACTGAGCAAAATCGTTAACATTGTGCCTGTGATCGCTAAAGCTGACACAATGACATTGGAAGAGCGTGAAGAATTCAAGCAGCAGGTGAGAGGCTCTTGATTGTATCTAGAGATGCAAAGAGAATGTGAATCTGTACAGCAAACTGAgtgaaaggagaagagatggctcagagtacaagggaggaggagatggaggaaaGGAGATGTGTATAGAGGAAAGAACTTATTGAGAAGTTTTAGTGAAAGGAGATGAAAAGACATGATAatgctggagggggagggagagcaggaaGTGATGTTCTTGGGGAGGAAGAAACTGCTGGAGGAGCTTtattgggaggggaggaaagaagagagacacgATGGAGGAAGTACAAAACGGAGAAGGAGAGCAGTAGTAAGTGAAATTTAGTGAAAGACCtttgagaaaggagaagagaataAAAAATAGAAGGTTGTATGTGTTGGAGAGAAAGGGCTAAAGGGAGGCAGAAGTGGATGGAGCTTTGTCGGACAGGAACACAGGGGAGACAAGAGCTGATGAGTGAGACTCAGTAGACAGGGTGGATAGACAGAGCTGATGGATAGCTTTTGGTTGGAAGGGCGAGGATGGGATGGAAGAGGTGATGGGTTGTTCATCATATGAGCAGGGATCAGGCAGAGTCTGACTTCAAGGACCATAATCCCCAGAATGTGTCCCACAGATTCAAAAGGACTTACAGGCTTACGGAATCAGCGTATACCCCCAGCGGGAGCTTGATGAGGACATGGAGGACACAGTACTAAATGACAGAATTCGGGTAAGATCAAGGACAAAGGCATAAGAAGGCATTGGGGAGAGGTATCAGATTGGATACTCTGTGAATAGCACTGCAACATTCTTTCATACAGGAAAAAATCCCGTTTGCTGTGGTGGGAACAGATCAGGAACATCAGGTGAATGGAAAGAAGGTGCTGGGACGCAAGACTAACTGGGGGATCATTGAAGGTGAGAGCCTGGCGTTCCTTGGTATACTTATTGCTGTTGTGTGCCACAGAGGTCAATCCAAATGCAGCAGGGAGAATACATGGATATATACCTCAGCCCTGTGAGGCCATGAGAGAGGACAGGGATGGGTTTCACTAGAGGTTAGTTAGTTTGAGATAAGGAAACAGATTCTGTCTGAGAGTATTTCTAGAGCTGAATTTGCTGTTAGGGGATAGATTCTGCATCTCAAAAATATTCAATTGTGGATATCCAGGAGACATGATCAAGTTGAGGGCCTCAAGGACCATGAGTGTTATCCACTGAAATTATGGTGTTCTGGAGCACATAGGAAGGCATGTGGATATTGTATTGCTCATGACATGTTTTAGATCAGCAATATCAAAAACCCAAAGAATAGGACAATATAATAAATTCAAAAAATCATTCTCCAAACAACCTAAACAAAATCTCATGAAAAAATTTTTTCTACATTACTGTAAGGAA
Coding sequences:
- the SEPTIN12 gene encoding septin-12 isoform X3 — protein: MAEQQRLWQQVTDRDMLPTAHDAEPDVPGSEPFGYVGIEAVLDQMKRKAMKIGFEFNIMVVGQSGLGKSTLVNTLFKSKICRRSMSPEYEKIPKTVELRAVSHVIEEKGLKMRLTVIDTPGFGDQINNQNCWDPIIKYIAEQYEKYLREEIVIKRKRRIPDSRVHCCIYFVPPTGHWLRPLDVEFMKRLSKIVNIVPVIAKADTMTLEEREEFKQQIQKDLQAYGISVYPQRELDEDMEDTVLNDRIREKIPFAVVGTDQEHQVNGKKVLGRKTNWGIIEVENMAHCEFANLRDLLIRTNLQDLKDITHYIHYESYRIRRLSESNLLPQGPEYIPQYPTRELIDKDELENDF